The following proteins are co-located in the Syntrophorhabdaceae bacterium genome:
- a CDS encoding class I SAM-dependent RNA methyltransferase, with protein MSLYSIVAATSFGMESITARELKDLGYESLFVENGKVTFSGKEDAIARCNIWLRSADRILIKIKEFKATEFEELFQGVRSVEWGDILPSDSKIYVTGKSVNSKLFSVKTCQSVVKKAIIEAMKRRYNRSIFPETGPLYKIEVALNKDIATVTMDTTGQGLHKRGYRQEKMEAPIKETIAAGIVLLSRWSPPKILSDLFCGSGTIPIEAALIGKNIAPGLRRQFISEQWWQIDKKIWEDTREDALSKINKKNFKIWASDIDGRAIRTAKQNALRAGVEDYISFQKMDFNTFSPKKGDGLIICNPPYGERIGDKKEVEEIYKRLGALYSRLGNWSIFILSPHGEFQRLFGKKADRNRKIYNGKIKCYLYQYLIKNMEN; from the coding sequence ATGTCTCTATATTCCATTGTTGCAGCCACATCATTTGGCATGGAATCTATAACCGCCAGAGAATTAAAAGATTTAGGTTATGAGAGTCTGTTTGTTGAAAATGGCAAGGTCACATTCTCAGGTAAAGAAGACGCTATTGCCCGATGTAATATATGGCTTAGATCAGCAGACAGAATACTGATAAAGATTAAAGAGTTTAAGGCAACTGAATTTGAGGAGCTTTTCCAGGGTGTGCGGTCTGTAGAATGGGGAGATATACTACCTTCAGACAGCAAAATTTATGTAACAGGAAAATCAGTTAACTCAAAGCTTTTCAGTGTAAAGACATGTCAATCTGTTGTAAAAAAGGCAATCATAGAGGCAATGAAAAGAAGATACAATAGATCTATATTTCCTGAGACAGGTCCTTTATACAAGATAGAGGTTGCCCTAAACAAAGATATTGCTACTGTTACAATGGACACTACTGGTCAAGGTCTCCACAAAAGGGGCTACAGACAGGAAAAAATGGAGGCACCCATTAAGGAGACCATCGCAGCAGGGATTGTCCTTTTGAGCAGGTGGTCACCACCTAAGATATTATCAGACCTATTCTGCGGCTCTGGAACCATACCTATTGAAGCTGCCCTGATAGGCAAAAATATTGCTCCAGGTTTAAGAAGACAATTTATATCAGAACAGTGGTGGCAGATTGATAAAAAGATATGGGAGGATACAAGAGAGGATGCCCTGTCAAAAATAAATAAAAAAAATTTCAAGATATGGGCATCAGATATAGATGGCAGGGCTATAAGAACAGCAAAACAAAATGCCTTAAGGGCAGGCGTAGAAGATTATATATCATTTCAAAAAATGGATTTTAATACATTTTCTCCAAAAAAAGGTGATGGCTTAATTATTTGTAACCCTCCATATGGCGAACGAATAGGTGACAAAAAAGAAGTGGAAGAGATATATAAAAGACTTGGTGCACTCTATTCAAGACTTGGCAATTGGTCTATTTTTATTCTATCTCCTCATGGAGAATTCCAGCGTCTTTTTGGCAAAAAGGCAGATAGGAACAGGAAGATCTACAATGGTAAGATCAAATGTTATCTTTATCAGTATTTAATAAAAAATATGGAGAATTAA
- a CDS encoding DUF3147 family protein translates to MDKIFVIKIGISFIVGSLWVTGSTVLAERYNTKIGGLVTGMPSTILIGLFFIAWTQSTEVAVEATSIVPFIGGINSLFLLAYIILVQYSFWLAISSALFIWFLLSLTLVFFEINDFKASIIFYALFFSISYYIVEKILKIKSEQGKGVSFTFSMLIVRGLISGFIIALTVFLAKVCGPLLGGMFTMFPAMFLGTLLITYFSHGPSFSTAVMKSSMLGAISVVVYGITARYVFIPLGLWIGTIVSLSVSYLCAFIIHKISIRKTK, encoded by the coding sequence ATGGATAAGATATTTGTGATAAAAATAGGCATCTCTTTTATTGTAGGGAGCCTTTGGGTAACCGGCAGCACTGTTCTGGCAGAGAGATATAACACAAAGATAGGTGGGCTTGTAACTGGTATGCCATCCACCATCCTCATCGGTCTCTTTTTTATTGCCTGGACACAGTCTACAGAGGTGGCTGTTGAGGCAACCTCTATTGTGCCTTTTATAGGCGGGATAAACTCCCTTTTTTTATTGGCATACATAATCCTTGTCCAATATAGCTTCTGGCTTGCTATCTCTTCTGCGCTTTTTATCTGGTTTTTATTATCGTTAACGCTTGTCTTTTTTGAAATTAATGACTTTAAAGCCTCTATAATCTTCTATGCATTGTTTTTTTCCATCTCATATTATATAGTTGAAAAAATTCTTAAGATAAAATCAGAGCAGGGAAAGGGGGTATCATTTACATTTTCTATGCTTATAGTAAGGGGGTTAATAAGTGGTTTTATAATAGCCCTTACAGTATTTTTAGCAAAGGTATGTGGTCCACTTTTAGGTGGTATGTTCACCATGTTCCCTGCCATGTTTTTAGGGACACTCCTTATAACATACTTTTCACATGGACCTTCCTTTTCAACGGCTGTTATGAAGTCATCCATGCTCGGTGCAATAAGTGTTGTTGTATACGGCATTACAGCAAGGTATGTATTCATCCCCTTAGGTTTATGGATAGGAACTATAGTGTCTTTATCAGTATCATATTTATGCGCATTTATAATCCACAAAATATCAATAAGAAAAACAAAATAA
- the corA gene encoding magnesium/cobalt transporter CorA: MKRIALKKISKKAGMPPGSLIHIGEQKTEKAKISILEFDGLQVHEKKIKNIRECMPILEKPAITWIDICGIDKKDIIEDIGTLFELHPLLLEDIMNTEQRTKVDTYGEYIFIVLKAIFYNENKQIVPEQISLVLGNNYLISFQEKEMNLFGPLKERLKSKDCYLKNISADYIAYSLIDAIVDGYFSILEEIGESISTLETEVVSDPGPTSLKKIHDMKRETLFFRKSIWPLRDVIHGLQREETPLIKATTIVYLRDVYDHTVRIIEHIELIRDMLTGLLDIYLSSVSIKMNNIMKVLTIIATVFMPLTFMAGVYGMNFKYMPELEWRFGYPFILLIMVVIGITMILYFKIKKWF, translated from the coding sequence ATGAAAAGGATTGCTCTGAAAAAAATTTCAAAAAAAGCAGGCATGCCACCAGGCAGTCTGATACACATAGGGGAACAAAAGACAGAAAAGGCAAAGATTTCAATCCTTGAGTTCGACGGTCTGCAAGTCCATGAAAAAAAAATAAAAAATATAAGGGAGTGCATGCCTATTCTGGAAAAACCAGCAATCACCTGGATAGATATCTGTGGTATTGATAAGAAAGATATAATAGAGGATATCGGAACATTATTTGAGTTGCATCCATTACTCCTTGAGGATATCATGAACACAGAACAACGCACAAAAGTAGATACCTATGGTGAATACATATTTATAGTATTAAAGGCAATCTTCTATAATGAAAACAAACAGATTGTGCCAGAGCAGATAAGCCTTGTTCTTGGAAATAACTACCTCATATCATTTCAAGAAAAAGAGATGAATCTATTCGGCCCATTAAAGGAGAGGCTAAAAAGCAAGGATTGCTATCTGAAGAACATAAGCGCTGATTATATTGCATACTCCCTAATAGATGCCATTGTAGACGGTTATTTCTCCATCCTGGAGGAGATAGGTGAGTCAATCAGTACCCTTGAAACAGAAGTGGTTTCAGACCCAGGCCCTACCTCCCTGAAAAAAATACATGATATGAAGAGGGAGACCCTTTTTTTCAGAAAATCAATATGGCCACTCAGGGATGTCATCCACGGTCTTCAAAGAGAGGAGACTCCTTTGATAAAAGCAACTACAATCGTTTATTTAAGAGATGTATATGATCACACAGTGAGGATAATAGAACACATAGAATTGATAAGGGATATGCTAACAGGTCTATTAGATATTTATTTATCCAGTGTAAGTATAAAAATGAATAATATCATGAAGGTCCTTACAATAATAGCAACCGTTTTTATGCCCCTTACTTTCATGGCAGGTGTATACGGCATGAATTTCAAATACATGCCTGAACTTGAATGGCGCTTTGGTTACCCTTTTATCCTTTTGATTATGGTTGTTATCGGGATTACCATGATACTCTACTTCAAAATAAAAAAATGGTTTTGA
- a CDS encoding DUF362 domain-containing protein, with the protein MSRVYFTDLRTNPKRSLLDKIEGLLDRIKTKERIKKSDLVALKLHFGEKGNIAYLRPVFIRRIADYVKKLGARPFLTDTNTLYSGSRSDSINHYNTAIYNGFDYASTGCPIIIADGIRGSNGIKVPIEGEVLKEVSIAGDILNADSLIAITHFKAHELSGFGGALKNLGMGCASREGKLIQHSTVAPKINHDSCKGCGLCTGYCSAKAIEVLEKKASIDPEKCIGCGECIIICPFKAIEIQWNESPDIFQKKMVEHAAGVLKGKEKRSIFINFLMQISPACDCYPNNDAPIVRDIGILASIDPVSIDAASCDFVNDEESLPNTAIKTVLKKGEDKWRALYPSIDWKIQLEHGERMGLGERMYHLIKV; encoded by the coding sequence ATGTCCAGGGTATACTTCACAGATCTAAGGACAAACCCCAAAAGGAGCCTCCTCGATAAGATAGAAGGTCTCCTTGATAGGATAAAGACAAAGGAAAGGATTAAAAAATCAGACCTGGTGGCATTGAAACTCCATTTTGGAGAAAAGGGAAATATAGCATATTTAAGACCTGTATTTATAAGGAGGATAGCAGACTATGTAAAAAAGCTCGGTGCAAGGCCTTTTTTAACAGATACAAATACACTATATTCTGGTTCAAGGAGCGATTCAATAAATCATTATAATACAGCCATTTATAATGGTTTTGACTATGCCTCTACAGGCTGCCCTATAATTATTGCCGATGGAATAAGGGGTTCAAACGGGATAAAGGTTCCCATTGAAGGTGAGGTTTTGAAAGAGGTGAGTATTGCTGGTGATATTTTAAATGCCGACAGCCTCATAGCAATTACACATTTCAAGGCCCACGAGCTGTCAGGATTTGGAGGTGCCCTTAAAAATCTCGGTATGGGATGCGCTTCAAGGGAAGGAAAACTTATTCAGCACAGCACCGTAGCACCTAAAATAAATCATGATAGCTGTAAAGGATGCGGTTTATGCACTGGTTATTGTTCTGCAAAAGCCATAGAAGTCCTTGAAAAAAAGGCATCCATTGACCCTGAGAAATGCATTGGCTGTGGAGAATGTATAATTATTTGTCCTTTCAAGGCAATAGAGATACAGTGGAATGAATCCCCTGATATATTTCAGAAAAAGATGGTGGAGCATGCAGCAGGTGTCTTAAAAGGTAAAGAAAAGAGGTCTATTTTTATAAACTTCCTAATGCAGATAAGCCCTGCCTGTGATTGTTATCCCAACAATGATGCCCCTATTGTCCGTGACATAGGAATCCTTGCATCTATAGACCCTGTTTCCATTGATGCTGCATCCTGTGATTTTGTTAATGATGAGGAGTCCCTTCCTAATACTGCTATAAAAACTGTCCTTAAAAAGGGAGAAGACAAATGGAGGGCTCTATACCCTTCCATTGATTGGAAGATTCAGCTTGAACATGGCGAAAGGATGGGGCTTGGCGAGAGGATGTATCATCTTATAAAGGTGTAA
- a CDS encoding acyl-CoA dehydrogenase family protein: protein MLNLSEKHNMIRMIAEKIAKEKVAPRAKEIDATGAFPWDLVDIYKKHGFLYLMLPERFGGLDGDITSLCLVIEELAKVSGASSLIPLAHNVGLMPIMVAANEEQKEYIYDKIAEPDKLYLVAFALTEPDAGSDASHMRTTATKDGEYYYLNGKKSMITNGANAQIYTVFANTNPKLRTNGISAFYVERDYPGVIIGKSEDKMGMRGSDITELIFDNVRLTKDNLLGKEGQGWDIAMSTLNLSRPAVGAQAVGIAQGALDFAVEYAWKRVQFGQKLADFQGIQFMVADMATGVEAARALVYDAAHLLDMKVYERDKMSAIGVDKMSAMAKVYSADVAMKVTTDAVQILGGYGYTKEYPVERMMRDAKATQIYEGTNQIQRIVIARDIFRKFMP, encoded by the coding sequence ATGTTAAATCTCTCAGAAAAGCACAATATGATCCGAATGATAGCTGAAAAAATTGCAAAGGAAAAGGTGGCGCCAAGGGCAAAAGAGATAGATGCAACAGGGGCGTTTCCCTGGGACCTTGTGGATATATACAAAAAGCATGGGTTTCTTTATCTAATGCTGCCAGAGCGTTTTGGTGGTCTTGATGGTGATATAACTTCACTATGTCTTGTTATTGAAGAACTTGCAAAGGTTTCAGGGGCATCATCCCTTATACCCCTTGCCCACAATGTAGGGCTTATGCCTATTATGGTAGCTGCCAATGAAGAGCAGAAAGAATATATTTACGATAAGATTGCTGAACCAGATAAACTCTACCTTGTGGCATTTGCATTGACTGAACCTGATGCAGGTTCTGACGCATCCCATATGAGGACCACAGCTACTAAAGACGGTGAGTATTATTACCTAAACGGCAAAAAATCCATGATCACCAACGGTGCAAATGCCCAGATCTATACGGTCTTTGCCAACACAAATCCCAAATTAAGGACAAATGGTATCTCAGCCTTCTATGTGGAAAGAGATTATCCAGGTGTAATAATAGGAAAAAGCGAAGACAAGATGGGCATGAGAGGGTCTGACATAACAGAACTTATATTCGATAATGTTCGCCTTACAAAAGACAACCTTTTAGGCAAAGAAGGCCAGGGTTGGGATATTGCCATGTCTACCCTTAACCTATCAAGACCTGCAGTTGGAGCACAGGCAGTAGGTATTGCCCAGGGCGCCCTGGATTTTGCCGTTGAATATGCATGGAAGAGGGTTCAGTTTGGCCAGAAGCTTGCTGATTTTCAAGGTATCCAGTTTATGGTGGCAGATATGGCAACGGGCGTAGAGGCAGCAAGGGCGCTTGTTTATGATGCAGCCCATCTCCTTGATATGAAGGTGTATGAAAGGGATAAGATGAGTGCCATTGGTGTAGATAAGATGTCTGCCATGGCAAAGGTATACTCTGCCGATGTGGCCATGAAGGTAACTACTGATGCAGTGCAGATCTTGGGTGGATATGGATATACAAAGGAATACCCTGTGGAAAGGATGATGAGGGATGCCAAGGCAACACAGATCTATGAAGGAACAAATCAGATACAGAGGATTGTTATAGCAAGGGATATATTTAGAAAGTTTATGCCTTGA
- a CDS encoding YihY/virulence factor BrkB family protein, whose protein sequence is MAGLSKTGIIYIIKRLFKKYQKDNGNIIVSSISFYILLTFIPFTLLSIYILGFVIDISQPSVHLEKFIKNIVPDPYNTIIIKRVLRELNIISISKKLSGPLGAIFLFLFTMKLFSVMRPAFLIIFGKPPEGFLRGKGKELLLTFVFSIAQTIMFFSFIFSIIIQSKIIKILPKFFSKMPFIYFFSLIDMAVTFFMLSLLYFFLSPRKKKGILLISTLIGTILWHMGKFLFKYYILHVMKFTALLGTYGIFVAFLFWIYFSVFVFIVCAELQAVLMNISTDGQEPNFHPSQ, encoded by the coding sequence ATGGCAGGGCTAAGTAAAACAGGCATTATATATATTATAAAGCGGCTTTTTAAAAAATATCAGAAAGACAATGGAAACATCATTGTCTCCTCTATATCCTTCTATATCCTTCTCACTTTTATCCCCTTTACCCTGCTTTCCATCTATATCCTCGGCTTTGTCATAGATATAAGTCAGCCTTCTGTCCATCTGGAAAAATTCATAAAAAACATAGTCCCTGACCCATATAATACAATAATCATAAAAAGGGTTCTCAGAGAACTGAATATCATATCCATTTCTAAAAAACTCTCAGGCCCATTAGGTGCTATATTCCTCTTTTTATTCACCATGAAGCTATTCTCTGTCATGAGACCTGCATTTCTCATTATATTCGGTAAACCCCCAGAAGGTTTTCTAAGAGGAAAAGGAAAGGAACTGCTACTTACCTTTGTATTCTCCATAGCGCAGACCATCATGTTTTTCAGTTTTATTTTCTCTATTATCATCCAATCAAAGATAATAAAGATATTGCCCAAGTTTTTTTCAAAGATGCCTTTTATATATTTCTTCTCCCTTATTGATATGGCCGTTACATTTTTCATGTTATCCCTTCTCTATTTCTTTCTATCTCCCAGGAAGAAAAAGGGTATACTTTTAATATCTACATTGATAGGAACCATATTGTGGCATATGGGAAAGTTCCTATTTAAATACTACATACTCCATGTCATGAAATTTACTGCACTTCTTGGGACATATGGAATATTTGTTGCCTTTCTATTCTGGATATATTTCTCTGTCTTTGTCTTTATTGTATGTGCAGAACTTCAGGCAGTGCTCATGAATATTTCTACTGATGGGCAAGAGCCCAATTTTCACCCTTCCCAATAG
- the polA gene encoding DNA polymerase I has translation MNNEVHKNNKTVVNETKALKKVFLVDGHSYLYRAFYATPHLSNSKGFPTNAIYAFIAMVRRLINTHNPDNLAIVFDSKAPSFREEIFKEYKAQRPVMPDNLSIQIPYVKKIVTAMGFPVFEMDGYEADDLIGTMVKYLAEKDCLIHIITSDKDIMQLVSDRVYIFDTMKNILIGTKEVGEKLGIPPYLVADFLALSGDTSDNIPGVAGIGEKTALQLVKEFGGIEDIYKNIDKIKKQSVRTKLLDGKDSAYMSKALATIKTDCPIELDEDMIKKGLEDKNQLRDIYRELEFTSFYNELKKDQASQTKEIKISLSALKKNTIGIIPEYTGRFPVDFQIERFTASDGMGIFSSHQKHELNSIIESAKTVVFHNLKPFICYLSLLKQQGSFGVYPMTKFFDTMLAAYLINPLRKDYSLSAIAEEYLDESNVSASCLPHLKDVMTERMESLGLSELFHNIELPLVEVLAEMELCGVKVDRGILHGLSREFDARLNSIVKEIFSFEGVEPFNINSPQQLSKVLFDVLKLPPQKKTKTGYSTDTEVLEILSQIHPIPKKILEYRTLSKLKSTYIDVFPTLINPLTGRIHASFNQMVVATGRLSSSDPNLQNIPVRGDEGRKIREAFVPEEGFLLLSSDYSQIELRVLAHISEDPILIETFLRDEDVHTKVAVEVFGVEPDKVTPDMRRTAKVINFGIIYGMSGYGLSKELGISPQEAQDYIDTYLLRYRGVKEYMEKAVDEARKNGFVRTFFGRIRYIPELKNPDNNIRQLGERAAMNTPIQGTAADIIKIAMINIFRRLKTDNLSSKMIMQIHDELVFEVKEEEIDFVETLVREEMEGAVKLLVPLKVSIGKGENWALAHQ, from the coding sequence ATGAATAATGAAGTTCATAAAAATAATAAGACAGTAGTTAATGAAACAAAAGCTCTCAAAAAGGTTTTTCTTGTAGATGGTCATTCCTATCTATATAGGGCATTTTATGCAACACCACACCTTTCAAATTCAAAGGGATTTCCCACAAACGCCATTTATGCATTTATAGCCATGGTGAGAAGGCTCATCAATACCCATAACCCTGATAACCTGGCTATAGTCTTTGATTCAAAGGCTCCATCTTTTAGGGAGGAGATATTTAAGGAATATAAGGCTCAGAGGCCTGTTATGCCAGATAATCTCTCCATACAGATACCCTATGTTAAAAAGATTGTTACTGCCATGGGCTTTCCTGTCTTTGAGATGGATGGCTATGAGGCAGATGACCTTATAGGGACTATGGTAAAGTATTTAGCTGAAAAAGATTGCCTTATCCATATTATCACAAGTGATAAGGATATTATGCAGCTTGTCTCTGACAGGGTATATATATTTGATACAATGAAAAATATCCTAATAGGCACAAAGGAAGTGGGGGAGAAGCTTGGTATCCCTCCATATCTTGTCGCAGATTTTTTGGCACTCTCAGGAGATACATCTGACAATATCCCTGGTGTAGCTGGTATAGGAGAAAAGACGGCCCTACAGCTTGTAAAGGAGTTCGGTGGTATAGAGGATATATATAAAAATATCGATAAGATTAAGAAACAATCCGTAAGGACAAAGCTACTTGACGGTAAGGATAGTGCATACATGAGCAAGGCACTTGCCACTATAAAAACAGATTGCCCTATAGAGCTTGATGAAGATATGATAAAGAAAGGCTTAGAGGATAAAAACCAGCTAAGGGATATATACAGAGAGTTGGAGTTTACTTCATTTTATAATGAGTTAAAAAAAGATCAAGCTTCGCAAACGAAAGAGATAAAGATCTCCCTTTCAGCTCTTAAAAAGAATACCATAGGGATAATTCCAGAATACACAGGTAGATTTCCTGTAGATTTTCAAATAGAGAGATTTACTGCCTCTGATGGTATGGGTATTTTTTCATCCCATCAAAAACATGAACTCAATAGTATCATAGAATCCGCAAAGACCGTGGTTTTTCATAATCTTAAACCTTTTATATGCTATCTGAGCCTTCTTAAGCAACAGGGCTCTTTTGGTGTATACCCTATGACCAAGTTTTTTGATACTATGCTCGCTGCATATCTTATAAACCCTTTAAGAAAGGACTACAGTCTTTCCGCTATAGCAGAAGAATACTTAGATGAGAGCAATGTTAGTGCCTCTTGTCTCCCACATTTAAAAGATGTAATGACAGAGAGAATGGAGAGCCTTGGACTTTCGGAACTTTTTCATAATATAGAGTTGCCCCTCGTAGAGGTTCTGGCTGAGATGGAACTCTGTGGGGTTAAGGTAGATAGAGGAATCCTACATGGACTTTCCAGGGAGTTTGATGCAAGGCTAAACAGCATTGTTAAAGAGATATTCAGCTTTGAAGGTGTAGAGCCGTTTAATATTAATTCACCACAACAATTATCAAAGGTTTTGTTTGATGTCCTTAAGCTGCCTCCCCAGAAAAAGACAAAAACAGGTTATTCAACAGATACAGAGGTGCTTGAAATCCTATCTCAAATACACCCCATTCCTAAAAAAATTCTTGAATATAGGACGCTAAGTAAATTGAAAAGCACATATATAGATGTATTTCCAACCCTCATTAATCCGCTCACAGGAAGGATACATGCATCATTTAACCAGATGGTGGTGGCAACAGGCAGGTTAAGTAGTAGTGACCCCAATCTACAGAACATACCTGTGCGGGGAGATGAAGGGAGAAAGATAAGGGAGGCGTTTGTCCCTGAAGAAGGTTTTTTACTTTTATCTTCAGACTATTCCCAGATAGAATTGAGGGTTCTCGCCCATATATCAGAAGATCCTATACTTATAGAAACATTTCTCAGAGATGAAGATGTCCATACAAAGGTAGCTGTTGAGGTCTTTGGGGTAGAACCGGATAAGGTTACTCCTGATATGAGGAGGACAGCAAAGGTAATAAATTTTGGCATCATATACGGTATGAGTGGATATGGTCTATCAAAGGAACTCGGCATATCACCACAGGAGGCACAGGATTATATAGATACCTATCTTTTAAGATACAGGGGGGTTAAAGAATATATGGAAAAGGCTGTGGATGAGGCAAGGAAGAATGGCTTCGTGAGGACATTTTTTGGAAGGATAAGATACATACCTGAACTCAAAAATCCCGATAACAACATAAGACAGCTTGGCGAGAGGGCTGCTATGAATACACCTATTCAAGGCACAGCTGCAGATATAATAAAGATAGCCATGATAAATATATTCAGAAGACTTAAGACTGATAATCTTTCCTCTAAAATGATTATGCAGATCCACGATGAACTTGTGTTTGAGGTTAAGGAAGAGGAGATAGATTTCGTAGAAACTCTGGTAAGAGAAGAGATGGAAGGTGCTGTAAAACTACTTGTTCCCCTTAAGGTCTCTATTGGGAAGGGTGAAAATTGGGCTCTTGCCCATCAGTAG